The following proteins are co-located in the Cryptococcus neoformans var. neoformans B-3501A chromosome 12, whole genome shotgun sequence genome:
- a CDS encoding hypothetical protein (Match to ESTs gb|CF192104.1|CF192104, gb|CF192103.1|CF192103), with product MIHRENNTVRPRNVEDITELEEKGLLRRVDDDSPGPSPARRRGKGKEKETRLEKAPVEEEYSTGLTTRRDKEAFALLVLLYLLQGIPLGLTFGTLPFLLKSHLSYSQLAIFALSTWPYSLKLLWSPIVDAWFVKKWGRRKSWIVPVQGLVGLGMWVIGGKIEEWLNVGRARKLKEVMQETVDVKFLTAVFGSLILAAATQDIAVDGWALTLLSQPNLSYASTAQTIGIGIGNALSFTVFLAFNSIDFSNKYFRSPSRPLDYPLVSLGGYMKFWAVVFVGVTVGMAVLKKEDPPSEDDPDMDVKKVYKVMWSIVRLKNIQTFLFVHLICKIGFQVNDSVTSLKLLEKGLSKEDLAVAVLLDFPAQMAVGWLAAKWSRPAPSSSSSSHPLTAGRGAGAGESGNVLKPWLYAFWARLAMAAISTLVVAGFPSNRASSVGTTYFLLIIATTLFSSLTSTVQFVGICAFHTQIADPLIGGTYMTLLNTVSNLGGTWPKPLILRSVDMLTVATCSVSSSTTTSLRSKLSLSSSASGLGECVTEHGKTLCAQAGGECVMQRDGYYIMSAVCVTLGAGLLVVFILPMVKRLAALPMSAWRVKIPN from the exons ATGATACATCGCGAGAACAATACCGTCCGTCCACGAAACGTAGAGGATATCAccgagcttgaagagaagggccTGCTACGCAGAGTCGATGACGATAGTCCAGGACCGTCTCCAGCCAGGCGGCGCgggaaaggcaaggaaaaggagacgAGGCTGGAGAAAGCCCCcgtggaagaagaatacaGTACCGGACTGACTACACGTCGTGACAAAGAAGCGTTTGCGCTGCTCGTCTTGCTAT ACCT TCTCCAGGGTATTCCTCTCGGCCTCACTTTCGGTACCCTCCCGTTCCTCCTCAAATCCCACCTCTCCTACTCTCAGCTCGCAATATTCGCCCTCTCCACGTGGCCATACTCTCTCAAACTCCTCTGGTCTCCTATTGTCGATGCGTGGTTCGTGAAAAAGTGGGGTAGAAGAAAGAGTTGGATCGTGCCTGTACAGGGACTGGTAGGCTTGGGTATGTGGGTTATCGGTGGTAAGATCGAAGAGTGGCTGAACGTT GGGAGGGCGAGAAAACTGAAAGAGGTGATGCAGGAAACTGTCGACGTCAAGTTTTTAACGGCAGTCTTTGGATCTCTCATCTTGGCGGCTGCTACCCAAGATATCGCTGTTGATG GCTGGGCTctcaccctcctctcccaaccCAACCTCTCGTACGCATCTACTGCCCAAACAATCGGTATCGGCATCGGCAACGCCCTCAGCTTCACCGTCTTCCTCGCTTTCAACAGTATCGACTTCTCCAACAAATACTTTCGCTCCCCTTCCCGACCACTCGATTACCCTCTCGTTTCGTTGGGGGGTTACATGAAGTTTTGGGCTGTGGTGTTTGTGGGTGTGACGGTGGGGATGGCGGTtttgaaaaaggaagatcCGCCCAGTGAGGATGATCCGGATATGGATGTGAAAAAGGTGTACAAGGTTATGTGGAGTATCGTCCGTCTCAAAA ACATCCAAACATTCCTGTTTGTCCACCTCATCTGCAAAATCGGCTTCCAAGTCAACGACTCTGTCACTTCCCTCAAACTTCTCGAAAAGGGATTATCAAAAGAAGATCTCGCAGTCGCCGTCTTGCTCGATTTCCCGGCACAGATGGCTGTCGGTTGGTTGGCTGCCAAGTGGTCACGACCTGCCccgtcttcgtcttcatcttcacaTCCGCTTACCGCCGGAAGAGgggcaggagcaggagaaTCAGGAAACGTACTCAAACCCTGGTTATACGCATTTTGGGCCCGACTTGCCATGGCTGCCATCTCCACGCTCGTCGTCGCTGGCTTCCCATCCAACCGCGCCAGCTCGGTTGGGACCACCTactttctcctcatcattgccaccaccctcttctcaagCCTCACCAGCACAGTCCAATTCGTCGGTATCTGCGCTTTCCACACTCAAATCGCTGACCCCCTTATCGGAGGCACGTACATGACCCTTCTCAACACCGTCTCCAACTTGGGCGGGACTTGGCCGAAACCGCTGATCTTGAGGTCGGTGGATATGCTTACCGTGGCGACTTGCTCTGTCTCCTccagcaccaccacctccctGCGAAGCAAGCTCTCACTCTCATCGTCAGCCTCAGGTCTAGGAGAATGCGTGACGGAGCATGGGAAGACCTTGTGTGCCCAGGCGGGAGGCGAATGCGTAATGCAGAGAGATGGGTATTATATCATGTCGGCGGTTTGTGTTACCCTCGGAGCCGGGTTGTTGgtcgtcttcatcttgccCATGGTCAAGCGTTTGGCCG CACTGCCAATGTCTGCATGGCGAGTCAAGATTCCCAACTAG
- a CDS encoding hypothetical protein (HMMPfam hit to PMM, Eukaryotic phosphomannomutase, score: 491.2, E(): 9.9e-145), with protein MSAPQPASATIFPPGVTPFAQRRLPKTICMFDVDGTLSLARQSATPEMFATLRKLRESCAIAFVGGSDLTKILEQVGGDQGLSNFDYGFAENGLIAYKLGQQLESASFIKHVGEEEYKKLVNWILRYLSEVDIPIKRGTFVEFRNGMINVSPIGRNASIQERIDFEKYDKEHGIRGDMVAKLEREFLHLGLTFAIGGQISFDIFPKGWDKTYSLRHIEGEGFEEIHFFGDKTYKGGNDYEIFSDPRTIGHTVTSPEHTMQLLDELFLTTAP; from the exons ATGTCCGCCCCTCAGCCCGCCTCTgccaccatcttcccccCCGGCGTCACCCCCTTCGCCCAGCGAAGGCTCCCCAAGACCATCTGCATGTTTGACGTCGATGGCACCCTTTCTCTCGCCCGTCAGAGCGCGACCCCCGAGATGTTTGCTACCCTCCGCAAACTCCGTGAGAGCTGCGCCATCGCCTTTGTGGGTGGCTCCGACCTCACCAAGATCCTGGAGCAGGTCGGCGGGGACCAAGGGCTGAGCAATTTTGACTATGGGTTTGCAGAGAATGGGTTGATCGCGTACAAGTTGGGCCAGCAGCTCGAGTCGGCGAGTTTTATCAAGCATgtaggagaggaggagtaTAAGAAGCTTGTCAATTGGATTTTGAGGTATCTCTCCGAAGTGGACATTCCCATCAAGCG AGGCACGTTTGTCGAATTTCGAAACGGTATGATCAACGTCTCCCCTATCGGCAGAAACGCATCCATCCAGGAGCGAATCGATTTTGAAAAGTATGACAAGGAGCATGGTATTCGGGGAGACATGGTCGCCAAGCTCGAGCGAGAGTTTTTGCATCTTGGATTGACTTTTGCGATTGGCGGTCAGATTAGTTTTGACATTTTCCCCAAGG GCTGGGACAAGACATATTCGCTTAGGCATATCGAGGGTGAAGGCTTTGAAGAGATTCACTTTTTCGGCGACAAG ACCTACAAGGGCGGTAATGATTATGAGATCTTTTCCGACCCCCGAACTATCGGCCACACCGTCACCAGCCCCGAGCATACTATGCAGCTCCTCGACGAGTTGTTTTTGACGACTGCTCCTTGA